The DNA sequence GCCGCGGACAGTAGGGTAAGCCTGTTTGACCTGCTCAGGACAGCACTGAGATCAAGACCCAACTACATCATAGTGGGAGAAATCAGGGGAGCGGAGGGATCCATGGCATTCCAGGCCATGCAGACAGGTCACCCTGTAATATCCACTTTCCATGCCGCATCCGTAAGGAAGATGATACAGAGGTTCACGGGAGATCCAATTAACATACCCGTCACCTTCATGGATAACCTGAACATAGCCATGATCCAGCAGGCCGTATATGTGAATGGAAAATTCCTGAGGCGTACAACAAGCATAAACGAGATCGAGGGATACTATGAAGAACTTGGAGGTGTATCCACCAAGCAGGTTTTCCAGTGGGATCCAACAACGGACCAGCACACGTTCAGGGGAATGAATAACAGTTATGTACTGGAAAAGAGGATTGCGGTTACAACTGGGCTGGAAGACCCGAAGATGATATACGATGAGCTGTTTAAGAGAGCCAGGATAATTGAGTACCTTGCGAAGAACAACATAAATTCCTACTTCCAGGTGTTTGACCTTATAAAGAAATTCTATCAGACCGGTGATATTGGATTGCCGGTATATGGGTGATCATGATGGATGAAGTAATCAGGCTGGGGAAATTCTCCAACATAGAGTTCAAGAAAAACGATGTTTTCATGATACTGGCAGCTTCGGCAATGGCCGGAGTATTCCTTGGCCTTTATCTCATTTTCAACTCAATGCTTACTATTATCCTCACGATTGTAGCAATACTTGCCATGGTCGGCATGGTACTGAAACCCATAATAGACCGGGACGCAAAACGCGCTAACATAAATGCAAACATACCATTTTTCGTTACCTCGCTTGCAACCCTTTCAACTAGCGGTGCAAACAGGATTAGTGTACTTGATATCCTATCGAAGAAAGAGAAGATCGGGATGATCAAAGACGACCTGACGAAAATCGTCAATCTTGTGATGAACTGGAAGAGGGGTTTGTCTGAAGCCGCTAACGTTGTTGCAAGGAAAACACCAAGCGACCTCTTTGCTGATTTCCTTGACAGGTTCGGCCAGGCTCTCGACAGCGGGCAGGATTTCATAGAGTTCGTCAATCTCGAAACAGACGCCGTAATGAGCAACTTTGAGACAGCCTACATATCGGCTCTGGCAACATTCGATATATACAAGGATATGTATGTCTCACTGCTCCTGGCTTTCGCCTTCCTGATAGCGTTCATACTGATCATGCCGGTGCTGATACCCATAAACATACTCCTTCTGCTTGCATTCAGCCTTATTACCGTTTCACTGGGAGAATTTATGCTCCTTTACGGCATAAAAATGGTGCTGCCAAACGACCCAATATGGCACGGAACAGGAATAAAGACCGAACTACAGAAAACAATGGAGAAGAGGTTCATCATAGCCGGAATTATATCCGGCCTAATCCTCCTCGTTTTCCTGGTTACCAAGATCGCCTACATCATACCATTCTATTTCACGGCAACTTCCGTTGTAACGCCATTTGCCTGGCCAAGTATAGTGGGGTCCAGACTGGAAAAGACTATCGGGAAGAAGGACGACATGTTCGGAAGCTTCATGCGATCCCTTTCGGGATCGGCATCCGCCAGGGGAAACATGATCATAGACGCCATGAAATCCATGATAGTACATGACTTTGGGATGATGACCAAGGACGTGAAGAACCTGTACAAGCGTCTTGTGTACAGGATCGACAGCCTCATTGCGTGGAGGAACTTCAGCGCAGATACCGGTTCACATCTCATCGAACTGTTCACGGAGTCATTTGTGGAGAGCGTCGAACTTGGTGCAGAAGCATCCTCTGCAGGTAATATTGTCAGCACAAACGTTGACAAGATAACCAGGCTGAGAAGGAGGAGGAGGCTTTCAGTCAACACGTTCACCGGTGTAATATACGGAATAACTGGTGGGCTTGCATTCTCGCTTGCAATTTCATTTGGCATCCTGGAGATTATAGACAAGGTGTTCAAGCAGTTCGCGATCTCCGGACTTGCCACATACGGCATATTTTTCAGCCCGCCGGCAGCTACTATACTCAGCATCGAGATCTTCCTGTTTGCTATTCTTTTCATCCACGCGGCCATATCTGGCATATCGATGAAAATAGCTGATGGAGGGAGAAAACTCCACGGGATACACCATATTGTCATAATGATGTGGATAATCTCCATAGTGGTTTACGGAACGCTCCTGATAACATCAACGCTTCTCGGTTCGTCTTTCTGATCCGGGAAACAATTTATCCTGCAGATTAATGAAGGGTGGATGTATGAATACAGCCCTTCGATTTCTGTGAATGACAGGCATTATACAATCGGTAAGGGATTGAACATAGGACATGCGGTGGGTGGGTCAGGAATCTTTCTGCCGCCAGAAGACCTTGCTGGGCATATGCTGGTGACCGGAAAAACCGGATCCGGCAAATCGTCATTCGTGGGGATGGTCATGGAACAGTTATCTGAAAGGGAAGGTTGTAACATAATCCTGCTGGACCCTCACGGGAAGCTAGCCGAGGATTTTGTGGTCGCGAATAGGTCAAAGGAACTGGTATACATTTCTCCCAGGATTGTTGAATCAGGAAAACTGCAGGTCGGCATACAGATGAACGGAATAATTCGAGGAGACGGGGACAACCCGGAGAACAGCCTCGGCTGGGTGAGGGAGTTATTCTCACATGAAACTGCGTTATCAAATAACACATGGGGGCCAAGACTGGAGGTCATATTCCGTTCACTTCTTTCGGAGATGGTGAAGCAGAGACCCGATTCCAACCTTTCAGACCTGGCAGCAATCCTTACCAATCAATCTGACCTGAGATCGCTTCTCAGACAATCCACCAATGTTGCGATCAGGGAATTCCTTGAGATGCAGATGAAGGACTGGAGAAACTGGAACCAGTATGTGTCAAGCGCCCTGAACAAGTTGCTTCCCATCATATCAAGCAGATCAGTTTCTACCCTTATATCGTCCAGGAAGGACTCTTTTGACTTGAAAGGATCAATAGAGAGCGGAAATCATGCATTTGTGATAGAGATTTCAAAAACCAGCATGCCGGAGGACACTTCCCGGATACTCACCTCGATATTCCTTCAACGCTTCTGGTCAGAATACCTTTCCCTAGGTAAAAGCATTGAAACCTATGTCATTGTGGACGAGTGCCAGCTTGTGGAATCAAACCTTCTTGAAAGATTGCTCAGCGAAGGAAGAAAATATGGGCTCAAGCTGATACTGATAACCCAATCCATAGGCCTCCTGGGCAACTGGCGCCGCAATGCCATACTGTCAAACGTCAGGAATTTTACCTCTTTTCCAGTTTCGGACGAGGATGCGCAGGCTCTGTCAAGAACTATCAGTGTGGGACGGAGGGAGAAGGAATTTGTGAATGCATTGAAGAACCAGGAACTTCACAGGGCGATTATCTGGTCGCAAGGCGATGAGGGAATATCCGGTCCCCTTAGTTTCAGCCCGGTTCAGCTCCCGCAAAGTAATGAACCCAAAAATTTCATCGAAATAGTTAATAGAAGCATACTGAAATTCGGCAGCCCTTTTATCAGCGAAAGACGTGTTGAGACTGAAACTGGCAGGCACAGCAGGTTAATTGGGATCATGGAGGCATACCTTTCAGGGAAAAAAATTCCTCTTATAGTAAACCAGAAGGTGAACGGCATGATTCCGGATGGTCTCTTAACTGTTAACGGTACAGAATATATACTGGAGGCAGAATGCTCGGATCTCGATAACTTTTACCGCATATTCAGGAAGATAAAGGCATACCAGAACAGGAAGGTAGTTTTCCTTACGTACGCTGAAGACGCTGACAGGCTCTTCCTGTTGCTGACGGGTGCGTTCAAGGTAATGATGAAGAGGTCAGCAGTCCTTGAAGTCCCAATCTACAGGGAGAATGACACAATTTATTTCAGGGATATCAAGGATTATCTGGAGAGAACATTCATAATAGCAGTGGATCAGGAAGGCCCGAAGTTTTACGACGGCCTGAAGCTGAGGAGGTTCTTCGCTTCCAGCCTTTCCCGTCATGCCGGTTTAACTGGGATCTTTTCAAGGCTTGATTACGGGGAATTACGTGCCGCACTCTATAAATCAATAGTCCATACCGGTTATCCATACATAATGAAGAGTGATCTTGAGAAAATGACCCTGTTCGATCAGGTGAAGGTAACGGAGGCAGCGGAAATGTTCGGTAAAAGGCCATTTATAATGCTTTCAGACCTATTCATAAAGGTTTCATGAAGAAGTAATTATGATGATTCCATGTTTCTTCCAGATCATAAGGTTGTGGCATCATCATGCCTGCCCTTAAGCGATTCTGCAGCCTTCAATATTTCCGAGATTGCTGTTGTAACCAATTCGGCGCAGTCAATTCGCTCCGAACCGTAAGAGGACACTTCCACCTCGATTTTGGGCAGGATATTTTCGGAGTTCAACGGGTGTGTTTTTATATAAACAGCTCCGTCGTGTTTCTTCATTATAGCCGTTATTACAGGCGCAATGGTGCTCTCCATCATGTTCTCAATTATGACAGATTTTTCGCAATATACGCCACCATAAAGGTACTGATCCTTTGCCAACCCCATCAATGCTTCCATTTCAGTAGGAACCCCTGGGAGGAGGATAATCCTGCACGATCCAACGTTTACAACCACACCGGGTGCAATGCCTACCGGGTTTTCAATGTAACCAGCCCCTTCCGGAAGGTATGCCATCTTTTCCCTCTCTGGTGTAAGCGGAAGGTTGAGGCTCGAATAATGGTTCCTAAGTATTGTAGTGATATGATCATTTTTCACCATCTTCAGGGAGAATGCCCTGGCCACCGAATCAACAGTAATGTCGTCAAACGTTGGGCCAAGACCACCGGAAGAAACCACAATTTCACTGTGCTTGACGGCTTCCCTGAATGTCTCGGAAATACCCTCCGTTGTGTCTTCACACACATACCCTCTCTGGACTCGATAACCTGCGAATGTCAGGATCCGACCGATGTGTGCAAAGTTCGTGTTGACAGTCCTGCCCTTTAGAATTTCGTTTCCAACAGATATTATTGATGCAATTTTTTCCACGCTGTCACTTCTCTTACATTGGATTAATGTATTAATGCGTTTTTAAGGAAAAGGAAAATTGGTTGGACTATTCTGCAGGGGGTTCCTGCAGACTGGCAGAAGTCTGCACCGGTTCCTCGTCTTTCGTGTATCCGAGTTCAGTTGCTTTTCGTATAGAGGCGGTATAACCGAGAAACCCGATTATCACCACTGCAAATATCACAAGGAAGAAACCAATCCCAAGATTGTCAAGGTTGTGAACGCGAACTCCAGTACTGATCCCGTAGTCCAATAGCTGTGGAAATACCAGTATCCCAGCTCCGGCAATAACAAATGCAACCCCTCCATATGTAAGCACATACCTGCTGATACTCTTCGCGACGAATGCTATGCCGTTCTTGGTCAAATTCTTGCTCTTGGAAAGCCAGGCGCCAAATCCTGCCCCAAATAGTATCTGCATTGTCATGGTTCCAAGCCCGAACAGCAATCCTGGAGCAAATCCCCAGTATATGGACGGCATGTTTGGTGCCAGTACTGTATAAATTATAAGGGCAAAGGCACCGAACCCGAATCCTGCAATGAGTCCATGCACAAATGCCAGCTTCAGGGGAATGGGCTTCATGTTGTCCCCGAGGAACACTGGGTTCGCCTCGTGCTCAAGTTCAGCATGCTCCTTTTCAGGGTTATTCCTGTGCAATCCAACGAGCCTGCCCAGAGTGTGCTCAAGATAATGCCAGTGAAGATATTTTCCTCTGGATGCGATATACATTCCGGCTGCAGCCATTGCAATGCCAACGATTATATATGTTATTCCAAAGGCGGACGCAGTCATGAATATGCCGGCAAGAGCAAGGAATGCAACTTCCGATAGCAATGCGCGCTGCAGGGTGAATCCGCTTGAGAAGATCAGTCCAGCCTTCATTCCTTTCCGGCTGCTGTAACTGCCCACTGAATACGAAAATGTAATCGGCCAGGTATGCTCATCGGGTGTTATCCCGTGAAGTATTCCAAGCAGGTAGGATATAATTAGTGCCGAAAGCAGGTCAACATTTGTAGGGTTCCAAAGATTAATTACTACCATATTTTCACTCTCAGATTATCGGTTTTCCGTGTGGGCACGCTTTCGGGTTTCCCACAAATGCCGAAAGCTTCTTCACTGAAACAGAATCAATCATATAATCAAAAGCACTGACTTCTTTGCAGGCTTCCTCAAGATCAATGCCGCTATCGACAAACAGGGTTTCGAGTATGCGATGGCAGTTTACTATGAAATGATAGCTTTCCTTTCCGGCTTCGGTAAGCACTACCATTCCCTTCTCCCTGCTCACAAGCCTTTTCGCTTCAAGTCTCTTAAGAATCTCGATCACTGTTGGCGGTTTCAGCCTCATAATTTTTGCAATTTCCGAAAGGCGCACTGGAAAATCGGGGGAACCGTTTTCCTGTATAGTTACCACGCAGTCTCTCTCCCTCCGCGTAAGGTTTATTGCTTCCTTCATAAGGTTAGCATAGCACTAACATATTTAAATGTGTCTAAATTAATAACAATTTTGCTTCAATGGACTATGGAAATAAAATTTCCAACGGCAGTGACAATCAGGCCTAGCAAAACCAGTGCAGCCATCCACTTGTACTTGTTTCCGGACGATATTCCACCTATAGTAAGACCCATGGTTGCGAGCACAATGTATGCGGAGAGAATGGCGATGAAACCCATTTTCGGGTCAAATACATCCACTGAGAGGGGGATAAGTGCGCCAATGAACCCAAATGAACCTGATAAAAGTGTTCCAGCTATGGATTCAAAGAAGATCTTCATGCCGAGTTCGCTCTTTATAAGCGATCCCGGAGAATTCATGGTAAGCTGCCTGGAAGCTCGGATAAGCTGGAATCTGAGCCTTGAATACTCTGCGATGAAGAAACTCAGCGTACCAACAAATGCGGAACCGAAAGAAATCCTGACTGCAAGGTCTACAGTCATCACGCTTGGCCCCAGAAAGTCCGCCGATGCGAGCATTAAAACCGTAATTACCCCGTCAGTTAGACCCATCGTGACAGGGAAAACCAGGTTTTCCCTCAAATGTTTCCTCGAATATTTTCAATCAGCTTTTTGCCAACGGCAATCTGGTCAATTGAATGCACAGCTGAACCGCTCCTCTCTATTTTGTCAATCAATTCGTCATAGTCTATGTTGTTCCCCTCGACTGTAATGCTGATTCCCATGGTTTCCATATCCATTTCGGTGACTGAAGCATTTACTGCTTCTACGCCTGGCACTGTATCTATGGCATTGAGCAATTCTACAAAGGTAGGCCTTGATAGTGACTTTCCAACATCCAGCACTATTCTTCTGATATTCATTTTTAAACTTCCTCATTCGCAAAGTGATGGCAACTTAAACATGACGTAATGTGCGAACTCTTTTTAAAATTTTTCAAGACATAAAGAAGGATGAGAATGCTTAAATCAGAATGATTTCCTAGCCTTATTGTAGACATCATTATTCTATGGATTGCAAGCGCTAGGAAAGTTGGTGCTTTCATTGAAATTGCGCCCCTTCCTTATTCACAGGTGAAGAAGCTTGTTATTATTATTACCGTAAAACCCACTCATATATTGAATGACAATACATTATACCTATCTTATAACTTATCTGATTCATAAAATCAACCGTGTGAAACATGCACATACATTTATATATACCTATCCACATATTGCGATGACATGACTGAAACAGAAGTTGTCGCGGAAAAGTCAGATAGGAAATTGAGAACGAGCCTTAATACATGGGATCTTCTCTTCCTTAGCTTGGGAGGGATAATAGGTTCAGGCTGGCTGTTCGCTGCGTATGCTGCGTCATCTATAGCAGGTCCTGCAGCTATAATCTCCTGGATCATCGGTGGTGTCATTGTGCTCATCATTGCAATGAACTATGCTGAGCTCGGTGCAATGATACCAAGATCCGGGGCTATAGTGCGATATGGACAGTATTCGCATGGAAACATGGCAGGATACTTTATGGCGTGGGCTTATTTTTTATCCGCAGTGTCAGTGCCGGCAATTGAGGCCGAGGCAGTTATTGAGTATGCAAACCCATATATATCGGGCGGGTCATTGCTTTACAACGGAGTTGTACTGCAGCCGGTGGGTATTTTCTTTGCCGCTTTGCTCATGGTGTTCTTCTTCTTCCTTAATTACTGGGGAATCAGAATAATGGGAAAAACAAACACCGGAATGACATGGTGGAAAATGATACTACCCCTTGTTACGATACTCTTATTGGTAACTGTGAGATTCGATGTTGCAAACTTTATCACCCTGGGTTCTGGAGCGACCACAAGCTCCGGTTTCATGCCATACGGATTTGCACCTGTCATGGCCGCTGTTGCCACGTCGGGCATTGTGTTTTCATTCCTTGGGTTCAGGCAGGCACTGGATTATGGTGGTGAGTCAAAAACACCACAGAGGTCCATTCCGATTGCCACAATAGGTTCAGTGCTCATTGGAATACTCATCTATGTGCTGCTTCAGGTTGCCTTCATCGGAGCTATAAACTTCTCCAGCCTTCATATATCCGCTGGACAATGGAACCTGCTCGCTCCGCTCGCAAATGGAAGTTATACTGGTGGTAGTACTGGTCCAATTGCCAGCCTTAATAGTGCACCGTTTGCGTCAATAGCCTCGTCTGTGGGACTCGTGATGCTAACATACGTGCTGTTCGCGGATGCGTACGTATCTCCGAGTGGGACGCTTAACGTGTATCTGGGAACATCCATGAGGACTCTATACGGCACCGCAGCACTTGGCTACTTACCCGAACCTCTCCTGAAAGTGGATGAAAAGAGGAGGATACCCGTGATGCCGCTGGTAATATCGCTCATAGTCGGAATAATATTCTTCGCTCCTTTCCCGAGCTGGTATAAACTCGTTGGCTTCATTACCAGCGCCACGGTATTCACCTATCTCATAGGCGGGCCAGCTCTCAGATCGCTCAGGAGAAACGCTAAGGAACTCAAGAGACCGTTCAACCTTCCCGGTTCGGCTATACTCGCGCCTCTTGCATTCATTGGTGCATCACTGATCGTTTACTGGTCTGGATGGCCACTGGTCGGAGAACTTGCCATAGCTATATACCTTGGTCTCATAGTTTACGCTATCTTCTACTTTGCAAAAAAGAAAGGCGATACAACAAGAAAGGATATACACACCTCTAAATTCATCAAAGCCGGTTTGTGGGTGCCCGTGTATATTGTTGTACTTTCCATAGAGTCTTTCCTTGGAGAGAGCGCCTATGGAGGAAACAATTATGTACCCTATCCATACGACCTGTTCATGGTGATCATCGTGGCGATTATCTTCTACTTCTGGGCAGAACACAGTGGAATAAGAACAGAGGAGATCCAGGAAATTGTAACCCTCGACTCACAATTCCTGAAACCAGAAGATGAGCCATTCAGTGCTCGCGGAGGTGAGTAAACATGAATAAGTACGAAGTCGGTGCAATTGTAGGGATAGTGATTGGCGCGATTGGTCTCGGGCTCCTCGTCTATCAAACTCTTATAACCACAAGCGTAGGAGTATATATAGGAAATATCCCTGCAATAGGCATACTGTATGCATTCATATTCGCAGTGGGAGTAATTATTGCAATAGCCATGGCCAGCCTGAACTCGCCAACGAGACCTGCTCCACCCACTAAAAAATAATTTTTTTTTAATAATTTTTTATTCTATTTCATAAACCTTACTTCTAGCGTTACTCTTTTTTTGGTGAAGGATCAGATGTAATCCCATAATTTGTCCTGCCACAGGTTGTACTCCTCCTTTTTTTCCTGTATTGGCTGTGAGGTAAAATCCCCTGTTTTCTTTGCCTGTTTATACTCCTCCATTACTTCCTTATCTCTTGTGAGATAATTCATCAAACCTTTCCCTTATCCTCTTCTCATTGAGCGGATGCAGTTTGCTCAGGTGCGGTCCGGCATAAAGGACTCTGAAGTATCTATTTTCGCCAAGCGTAACATGAAATATCCGCCAGTCAACTCCCAACTCTGCCTTGAACTCGTTTCCAACAATGTTAGACATTGCCATCACAAGTTCCCTGTCCTCGGAACCATTGCTGAGCTGAAAGGCAATTTCGACTCCTTTTTCCATGCAACAAAAAAGCGATGACAATATATTACTCTTTTGAGAACAGCGGTTGAGATCTAACCTGAACCCCCCTTTTTTAGGTACATGATCCATCAGGAATCTTTGTGAAACCACTGGTAATGCTCACTCTTCTGAACCGAAACATGTAAATAATATATACCTATTTAGGTATATATTGAACAGTTACACAAGAAAGAAGACGATCAATGGCAGGGAATATTTCTACGAGATGACGCCATACTGGGACAGGGAGAAAAAGAAGATCAGGTATCACAGCAGGTACCTTGGCGTGCAGAAGGAAAAGGGCATTGAAAAGGCCCGGATGCACCTGCCCAGGAACATCTTCGTCTACGGCCCCTTCATACCCGTGCTGCGAATCATCAGGGAGATGGGCATTGAGAAGATCCTTGATTCAATGTTCGGGAAGGAGGACAGGAACACTATCCTGGTACTTGCCGCTGCCCGGGCAATAAGGTCACTCCCCATGGATTTAGTGCACACATGGTATGAGGGAACCTACCTGGCCAGGGAATACCCATGTGATCCATCTTCGCAGCGCATATCCCGCCTGCTGGAGGACATAGGTAACAGCAATATACCGGACAGGTTCTTCTCCGCCTTCTCATCACGCATGAAGGCGGAATCCTCTCTCCTGTACGATATAACGACCATTGCATCGTATTCCGGAAACAGCATGTTCGAGTATGGTCATGCAAAGGATCATGGCGATCTTCCCCAGATCAATCTATCCCTTGTAATGGAGAGGAGAAGATCCCTGCCCATACTGTTCGAGATATACCCGGGGAGTATTGTGGATGTTTCCACCCTAAGGGTAACAGTGGAAAGGATCAGGAATCTCGTCACCGGAGTTGTGATCATCCTTGACCGCGGCTTCTTCTCCCTTGACAATCTTAAGGTACTCCACGAACATGAATACATAATCTCTGCAACGTACTCAAGAAAGGAGGTAAAGCATGTATTCTCCGCCGGCATGAGGAGGCTGGATTCCGCAGATAACACAATCCTCTACAGCGGCAGGCCCATATTCGCGATGCATGTGGATTTTACCATTGACGGTCTTGGCCTGGAGGGGTACCTCTACCATGACCTTGATCTGGAAGCACGGGAAAGAACCAATTTCCACAGACACATCAGGGAGGTCATGGATACCATTGAGAAAACGAAGCCGAAGGAGAAGAAACCTGCCCAGATCGCACAGGTCCGGTCCATGGCGGGAGAATATTACAGATACATAAGAACCACGGTGAAGGACGGGAAGTACCATGCACAGGCAAGGAACAATGCCATATCACAGAGGGAGAACCGCATGGGCCGTTTCATGCTGGTCTACAGGGGGAAATACGGTCCAATTGAGTGCCTTGATCTCTATCGGGACAAGGATCGTGTGGAGAAAGCCTTTGAGATCCTGAAATCAGATCTGGACATATTTCCTCTCAGGGAGAGGAAACCTTCCACCATAAGGGGCCTTGTGTTCATCCTTTTCCTCTCACTCATCGTGAGGCTGTCCATGAGGAGAATGCTGGGTGAATCAGGGCTCAACAGGAAATATTCCATGGACAGGGTATTCCTTGAACTGGAGAAGCT is a window from the Thermoplasmatales archaeon genome containing:
- a CDS encoding flagellar assembly protein J, with translation MDEVIRLGKFSNIEFKKNDVFMILAASAMAGVFLGLYLIFNSMLTIILTIVAILAMVGMVLKPIIDRDAKRANINANIPFFVTSLATLSTSGANRISVLDILSKKEKIGMIKDDLTKIVNLVMNWKRGLSEAANVVARKTPSDLFADFLDRFGQALDSGQDFIEFVNLETDAVMSNFETAYISALATFDIYKDMYVSLLLAFAFLIAFILIMPVLIPINILLLLAFSLITVSLGEFMLLYGIKMVLPNDPIWHGTGIKTELQKTMEKRFIIAGIISGLILLVFLVTKIAYIIPFYFTATSVVTPFAWPSIVGSRLEKTIGKKDDMFGSFMRSLSGSASARGNMIIDAMKSMIVHDFGMMTKDVKNLYKRLVYRIDSLIAWRNFSADTGSHLIELFTESFVESVELGAEASSAGNIVSTNVDKITRLRRRRRLSVNTFTGVIYGITGGLAFSLAISFGILEIIDKVFKQFAISGLATYGIFFSPPAATILSIEIFLFAILFIHAAISGISMKIADGGRKLHGIHHIVIMMWIISIVVYGTLLITSTLLGSSF
- a CDS encoding conjugative coupling factor TraD, SXT/TOL subfamily translates to MYEYSPSISVNDRHYTIGKGLNIGHAVGGSGIFLPPEDLAGHMLVTGKTGSGKSSFVGMVMEQLSEREGCNIILLDPHGKLAEDFVVANRSKELVYISPRIVESGKLQVGIQMNGIIRGDGDNPENSLGWVRELFSHETALSNNTWGPRLEVIFRSLLSEMVKQRPDSNLSDLAAILTNQSDLRSLLRQSTNVAIREFLEMQMKDWRNWNQYVSSALNKLLPIISSRSVSTLISSRKDSFDLKGSIESGNHAFVIEISKTSMPEDTSRILTSIFLQRFWSEYLSLGKSIETYVIVDECQLVESNLLERLLSEGRKYGLKLILITQSIGLLGNWRRNAILSNVRNFTSFPVSDEDAQALSRTISVGRREKEFVNALKNQELHRAIIWSQGDEGISGPLSFSPVQLPQSNEPKNFIEIVNRSILKFGSPFISERRVETETGRHSRLIGIMEAYLSGKKIPLIVNQKVNGMIPDGLLTVNGTEYILEAECSDLDNFYRIFRKIKAYQNRKVVFLTYAEDADRLFLLLTGAFKVMMKRSAVLEVPIYRENDTIYFRDIKDYLERTFIIAVDQEGPKFYDGLKLRRFFASSLSRHAGLTGIFSRLDYGELRAALYKSIVHTGYPYIMKSDLEKMTLFDQVKVTEAAEMFGKRPFIMLSDLFIKVS
- a CDS encoding competence damage-inducible protein A, whose protein sequence is MEKIASIISVGNEILKGRTVNTNFAHIGRILTFAGYRVQRGYVCEDTTEGISETFREAVKHSEIVVSSGGLGPTFDDITVDSVARAFSLKMVKNDHITTILRNHYSSLNLPLTPEREKMAYLPEGAGYIENPVGIAPGVVVNVGSCRIILLPGVPTEMEALMGLAKDQYLYGGVYCEKSVIIENMMESTIAPVITAIMKKHDGAVYIKTHPLNSENILPKIEVEVSSYGSERIDCAELVTTAISEILKAAESLKGRHDDATTL
- a CDS encoding manganese transport regulator MntR: MKEAINLTRRERDCVVTIQENGSPDFPVRLSEIAKIMRLKPPTVIEILKRLEAKRLVSREKGMVVLTEAGKESYHFIVNCHRILETLFVDSGIDLEEACKEVSAFDYMIDSVSVKKLSAFVGNPKACPHGKPII
- a CDS encoding putative fructoselysine transporter encodes the protein MTETEVVAEKSDRKLRTSLNTWDLLFLSLGGIIGSGWLFAAYAASSIAGPAAIISWIIGGVIVLIIAMNYAELGAMIPRSGAIVRYGQYSHGNMAGYFMAWAYFLSAVSVPAIEAEAVIEYANPYISGGSLLYNGVVLQPVGIFFAALLMVFFFFLNYWGIRIMGKTNTGMTWWKMILPLVTILLLVTVRFDVANFITLGSGATTSSGFMPYGFAPVMAAVATSGIVFSFLGFRQALDYGGESKTPQRSIPIATIGSVLIGILIYVLLQVAFIGAINFSSLHISAGQWNLLAPLANGSYTGGSTGPIASLNSAPFASIASSVGLVMLTYVLFADAYVSPSGTLNVYLGTSMRTLYGTAALGYLPEPLLKVDEKRRIPVMPLVISLIVGIIFFAPFPSWYKLVGFITSATVFTYLIGGPALRSLRRNAKELKRPFNLPGSAILAPLAFIGASLIVYWSGWPLVGELAIAIYLGLIVYAIFYFAKKKGDTTRKDIHTSKFIKAGLWVPVYIVVLSIESFLGESAYGGNNYVPYPYDLFMVIIVAIIFYFWAEHSGIRTEEIQEIVTLDSQFLKPEDEPFSARGGE
- a CDS encoding Transposase; protein product: MNSYTRKKTINGREYFYEMTPYWDREKKKIRYHSRYLGVQKEKGIEKARMHLPRNIFVYGPFIPVLRIIREMGIEKILDSMFGKEDRNTILVLAAARAIRSLPMDLVHTWYEGTYLAREYPCDPSSQRISRLLEDIGNSNIPDRFFSAFSSRMKAESSLLYDITTIASYSGNSMFEYGHAKDHGDLPQINLSLVMERRRSLPILFEIYPGSIVDVSTLRVTVERIRNLVTGVVIILDRGFFSLDNLKVLHEHEYIISATYSRKEVKHVFSAGMRRLDSADNTILYSGRPIFAMHVDFTIDGLGLEGYLYHDLDLEARERTNFHRHIREVMDTIEKTKPKEKKPAQIAQVRSMAGEYYRYIRTTVKDGKYHAQARNNAISQRENRMGRFMLVYRGKYGPIECLDLYRDKDRVEKAFEILKSDLDIFPLRERKPSTIRGLVFILFLSLIVRLSMRRMLGESGLNRKYSMDRVFLELEKLQMMEIDGKMIERERTRKQGEILEALQSVTCT